In a genomic window of Thermoplasmata archaeon:
- the alaS gene encoding alanine--tRNA ligase — protein MDTEEYNLEFFRTHGFKRNKCKFCGAYFWSLAEADHCFEAPCVEYTFLDKSPFTKKLNLSEMRELYQSYFERNGHTRIRRYPVVARWRDDVFFTQASIYDFQPWVINRTIEPPANPLVVAQPCVRFNDIDNVGKTGRHFTLFEMLGHHAFNTKEKFVYFKDRTVELCHNLLTKELGVNQEEISYKEEAWEGGGNRGPSLSVGVAGLELATLVFMMYAKDGESWKKMEMEVVDTGYGLERYTWMSQATPSAYDAVFHLVPQHLVQVLGVNIEPNVMKEYSRIAGLMDIESARDLRMLREKVAERLGMDVETLERQVAPFEHIYTLADHTRNIAFLISDNVIPSNMREGYFLRMLIRRCLRALRTLAIEIPLAELVALQIKEFAPDFPELREMEDEILKIVEIEAKRYAETVSKGKEVVEKFEKQKKKLGFEELAELYESHGLNPELVKEFAKVSVEIPDDFYARLAARHSNVEEQKAEMKLPEHLPETSVLFYNAPKMQEFNARILYVGKDFVVLDQTYFYPEGGGQEYDIGWINDVPVVNVQKAGKSVLHFVKAIEGFKIGMEVKCRIDWERRMQLAIHHTATHIINGAARRVLGKHVWQSGAHKSVELSRLDITHYANLTREEVRKIERIANEVVLSNLKVNSMFMERSQAERKYGFRLYQGGVVPGKEIRIVEIPDFDVEACGGAHCESTGEVGLIKILRTRRIQDGVVRIEFVAGLRAYQVFAEMEEMVGNMAGMLKTTTENLSQVFTKFYEETNQLKKELERVKRERIEELLKRLDAGAKQIGNVKLIGYFEGMDVQQLLEMARKLTEKENVIAFLTTKGERANFVLATSKNLTLNCGEIVKKLSGIGVAGGGKSTIAQGTLPWKNSDAVLMEIERIIGGRN, from the coding sequence ATGGACACTGAAGAGTATAACTTAGAGTTCTTTCGCACACATGGTTTCAAAAGAAATAAGTGCAAGTTTTGTGGGGCATACTTTTGGTCGTTAGCTGAAGCTGACCATTGTTTTGAGGCACCTTGTGTTGAATACACCTTTCTAGACAAATCACCGTTCACCAAGAAATTGAACCTGAGTGAGATGCGAGAACTATACCAGAGTTATTTTGAACGTAATGGGCACACGAGAATTCGTAGATATCCAGTTGTAGCAAGATGGAGAGATGATGTCTTCTTTACCCAGGCCTCAATTTATGATTTCCAACCATGGGTGATAAATCGCACAATTGAGCCACCGGCAAATCCTCTTGTAGTTGCCCAGCCCTGTGTCCGCTTCAACGACATAGACAATGTGGGAAAAACTGGAAGACATTTCACACTCTTTGAGATGCTGGGGCATCATGCCTTTAATACAAAAGAAAAATTTGTTTATTTCAAGGACAGAACTGTGGAGCTGTGTCATAATCTGCTTACAAAGGAATTGGGCGTAAATCAAGAAGAAATCAGTTATAAGGAGGAAGCATGGGAAGGAGGTGGAAACCGTGGGCCTTCCCTTTCAGTGGGTGTTGCAGGCTTAGAACTTGCGACCCTTGTGTTCATGATGTATGCAAAAGATGGAGAGAGCTGGAAAAAGATGGAGATGGAGGTTGTGGATACTGGGTATGGCCTTGAGCGTTATACCTGGATGTCTCAGGCAACGCCAAGTGCTTACGATGCAGTATTCCATCTTGTACCTCAACATCTTGTTCAAGTTTTAGGTGTGAATATTGAGCCAAATGTTATGAAGGAGTACAGCAGGATTGCTGGTTTAATGGATATAGAGAGTGCTAGGGATTTGAGAATGCTACGAGAAAAGGTGGCTGAGAGATTGGGGATGGATGTGGAAACTCTGGAAAGGCAAGTTGCACCTTTTGAGCACATCTACACATTGGCAGACCACACAAGAAACATTGCATTTCTGATAAGTGATAATGTGATTCCTTCAAACATGCGGGAGGGCTATTTCCTTAGAATGCTTATTCGCAGGTGCCTTAGAGCTTTGAGAACTCTTGCTATTGAAATTCCACTAGCAGAACTTGTGGCTCTCCAGATAAAGGAGTTTGCACCTGATTTCCCAGAACTGCGAGAGATGGAAGACGAAATTCTTAAAATCGTGGAAATCGAGGCAAAGAGGTATGCTGAAACAGTGTCTAAAGGAAAAGAAGTTGTGGAGAAATTTGAGAAACAAAAGAAAAAGTTGGGATTTGAGGAACTTGCAGAACTTTATGAATCACATGGCCTTAACCCAGAGCTTGTGAAGGAGTTTGCAAAGGTATCCGTTGAAATTCCTGATGACTTCTATGCACGGCTTGCTGCACGACATTCAAATGTTGAGGAGCAAAAGGCAGAAATGAAATTGCCAGAACATCTACCTGAAACCAGTGTTCTCTTCTACAATGCACCCAAAATGCAGGAATTCAATGCAAGAATTCTCTATGTTGGAAAGGATTTTGTTGTGTTAGACCAAACCTATTTTTACCCTGAAGGTGGTGGGCAAGAATATGACATCGGTTGGATAAATGATGTGCCTGTGGTAAATGTGCAGAAAGCTGGTAAAAGTGTGCTTCATTTTGTGAAGGCTATTGAGGGTTTCAAGATTGGGATGGAGGTAAAATGCAGAATTGATTGGGAGCGTAGGATGCAACTGGCAATTCACCATACTGCAACCCACATAATCAATGGCGCAGCTAGAAGAGTCCTTGGTAAGCATGTCTGGCAAAGTGGTGCTCACAAGAGCGTTGAGCTGTCGCGACTTGACATAACCCATTATGCAAATCTTACGAGAGAAGAAGTGCGGAAAATTGAGAGAATTGCAAACGAGGTCGTGCTTTCAAATCTGAAAGTTAATTCAATGTTCATGGAGAGAAGCCAGGCAGAGCGAAAATATGGTTTCAGGTTGTATCAAGGTGGCGTTGTTCCTGGGAAGGAAATTAGAATCGTTGAAATCCCAGATTTTGATGTTGAAGCATGTGGTGGTGCACATTGCGAGTCCACAGGTGAAGTAGGACTGATTAAAATTTTGCGCACCAGAAGAATCCAGGATGGAGTTGTAAGAATTGAGTTTGTTGCTGGGCTCAGAGCTTACCAGGTATTTGCGGAGATGGAAGAAATGGTGGGTAACATGGCTGGAATGCTCAAAACTACTACTGAAAATCTTTCTCAGGTGTTTACAAAATTCTACGAGGAGACAAACCAGCTTAAGAAGGAACTTGAACGGGTAAAGCGGGAGAGGATTGAGGAGTTGCTGAAGCGACTTGATGCTGGAGCTAAACAAATTGGAAATGTGAAGTTAATCGGGTATTTCGAAGGCATGGATGTCCAACAGCTCCTTGAAATGGCGAGAAAGCTAACTGAAAAGGAGAATGTAATAGCATTTTTAACTACGAAAGGGGAGCGGGCTAACTTCGTACTGGCAACCAGTAAGAACCTTACCTTGAATTGTGGAGAAATTGTCAAAAAACTCTCAGGAATTGGCGTTGCTGGTGGCGGTAAATCTACTATTGCACAGGGTACTTTGCCATGGAAGAACTCTGATGCAGTGCTTATGGAAATTGAGCGGATTATAGGAGGGAGAAATTGA
- a CDS encoding cytidine/deoxycytidylate deaminase family protein: MKIAKIVAERSTCKRRAVGAVVVKEGRILATGYNGAPKGLKHCEEVGCLREQMKIPPGERHELCRGVHAEQNAVIQAAVFGVSIKEGIIYTTHFPCSVCVKILINAEIKEIVYMEGYPDELAKKLLEESKIKVREYHG; this comes from the coding sequence ATGAAAATTGCGAAAATTGTGGCAGAGCGAAGCACATGCAAACGCAGAGCCGTGGGTGCTGTGGTAGTGAAGGAGGGAAGAATTTTAGCCACTGGCTACAACGGAGCGCCCAAAGGGCTGAAGCATTGTGAAGAGGTTGGATGCCTTCGTGAGCAAATGAAAATTCCACCTGGCGAGAGACATGAGCTCTGTAGGGGTGTCCATGCAGAGCAGAATGCAGTAATCCAGGCAGCGGTTTTTGGAGTGAGCATAAAAGAGGGTATTATTTACACCACGCATTTTCCCTGCAGTGTCTGTGTAAAAATTCTGATAAATGCGGAGATAAAGGAAATTGTGTATATGGAGGGTTATCCAGATGAGCTGGCAAAGAAGCTTCTTGAGGAAAGCAAAATAAAGGTAAGGGAGTATCATGGTTGA
- a CDS encoding PUA domain-containing protein, producing the protein MVELRHRQRVREKEAKRLSAEVSAYLGCEVSFHSFPLDVAEFGELKVLLHAQRAVGLFVNGVAFPSLRALQELKPEKKFVEVDSGAVTFLVNGADVMKPGIAACDSGIREGDVVWVREAAHKKAIVVGIALEDGEKLGNREKGKGVKTVHWVGDKLWEMW; encoded by the coding sequence ATGGTTGAATTGAGGCACAGACAGAGAGTGAGAGAGAAAGAGGCAAAACGACTGAGTGCAGAGGTTAGTGCATATCTGGGCTGTGAGGTTAGTTTCCATTCTTTTCCACTGGATGTGGCAGAGTTTGGGGAGTTAAAGGTCCTGCTGCATGCCCAGAGAGCAGTCGGGCTTTTTGTAAATGGGGTGGCCTTTCCTTCTTTACGGGCTCTACAGGAGTTAAAGCCAGAAAAAAAATTTGTTGAGGTTGACAGTGGAGCAGTAACGTTTCTAGTGAATGGCGCAGATGTGATGAAGCCAGGAATAGCAGCTTGTGATAGCGGGATTCGTGAGGGCGATGTTGTGTGGGTCAGGGAAGCAGCCCATAAGAAGGCGATTGTTGTCGGCATTGCTCTGGAGGATGGGGAGAAACTCGGAAACAGGGAAAAGGGCAAGGGTGTGAAAACTGTGCACTGGGTAGGAGATAAGCTCTGGGAGATGTGGTGA
- a CDS encoding DUF429 domain-containing protein: METVAIGIDLAWTRKNPSALAVVSDELVLIDWVLCYEDYEIIEFVERHNAENIIVCIDAPLIFPEEITSFRKCDAMLRKRGTRILPVQQAFFMKRFGCLRGKEIVKMLEEKGFLLSIQSQQRQIIEVYPHATWRRMLRKVPKYKNVSQAKKREAIGLLSQSLVKAGLSKIEVMDLRGSYAGDLLDATVCALVGIWHSQGKTEVVGDEKEGFIVY, from the coding sequence TTGGAAACTGTAGCAATAGGAATTGACCTGGCATGGACAAGGAAAAATCCAAGTGCTCTGGCAGTGGTTTCTGATGAACTTGTGCTCATCGACTGGGTTCTCTGTTATGAAGATTATGAAATTATAGAGTTTGTGGAAAGGCATAATGCTGAAAATATAATTGTATGCATTGATGCCCCACTTATTTTTCCAGAGGAAATTACGTCGTTCAGAAAATGCGATGCAATGTTAAGAAAGAGAGGAACAAGAATTTTGCCAGTGCAACAGGCATTTTTTATGAAAAGGTTCGGGTGCTTGAGAGGCAAAGAAATTGTGAAAATGCTGGAGGAGAAGGGATTTCTGCTTTCGATTCAAAGCCAGCAAAGGCAGATAATTGAAGTTTATCCCCATGCCACTTGGAGGAGAATGCTTAGAAAAGTGCCGAAATACAAGAATGTATCTCAGGCAAAAAAGAGGGAAGCCATTGGTTTGCTTTCCCAGTCCTTGGTAAAGGCAGGGCTGTCAAAAATTGAGGTAATGGATTTGAGAGGCAGTTATGCTGGTGATTTACTGGATGCCACAGTATGTGCTCTTGTTGGAATCTGGCATTCGCAGGGAAAGACAGAGGTAGTTGGGGATGAGAAAGAGGGTTTCATCGTTTACTGA
- a CDS encoding tetratricopeptide repeat protein, whose translation MRRCRLLKQASQTELENPKYAENLPGPEGVKNLINYRLKNLSDREIKVLRSCAVLGNTFEYAVLTKVVRMEEEELLDVLETLINTGYLKEETEESYSFTQNLLRETVYSEIILPRRKEIHKMAGDALVELHRENERFAGVIGEHYLLAGEYEKAAPFLLLAAENALRNYVIEDAMFFANELANIMEKLPDGEDRQKITKGLYLVMGHCKYITSDFREAIVAYEKVLENENDTIRNTEICVMLAYSYLSIGEFKKAFELLTSLLKQIPEENYVHRAELLGAIGHCFEKTGEFGKALAYYLQALECAKHTQDEIAIATAYHRAGTGMWFAGELDKALEYFGKALEIRKKHNLKKDIAGTYNNMGIVYLYLGDWEKAVECYTTAKKIWEGIGDLSGVSTAYNNLAGVWSNMGEHEKAIEYAKNDLEISRRTGNKYYEIYALTGLGNEYNEIGQEEKAMECYLTAIELCKETGEKRMYSSVLARIGVIHAEKGDFENAYRYIEEAMKVVEETDFWDEKAEVISARAEILGLNGKIEEAEDAYNEAIQLYRSAGAEDSAIEVYCDMAEMFIKFGRKNEAKAILEDALKFYSNRKALKTKAEEIQEILKNLDSNIEH comes from the coding sequence AAGCGACCGAGAGATAAAAGTACTGAGAAGTTGTGCAGTACTAGGCAACACCTTTGAATATGCTGTTTTGACCAAAGTAGTAAGGATGGAAGAAGAGGAACTTCTAGATGTCTTAGAGACACTTATAAATACAGGTTATCTCAAAGAGGAAACAGAGGAATCCTATTCATTTACACAGAATCTACTGAGAGAGACAGTTTACTCTGAGATTATTCTCCCCAGAAGGAAAGAAATTCATAAGATGGCTGGAGATGCACTAGTAGAACTGCATAGAGAAAATGAAAGATTTGCAGGAGTTATCGGAGAGCATTATTTACTTGCAGGGGAATATGAAAAAGCAGCGCCATTCTTGCTTCTTGCGGCTGAAAATGCCCTCAGAAATTATGTGATTGAGGATGCGATGTTTTTTGCTAATGAACTGGCTAACATCATGGAAAAACTTCCAGATGGAGAAGACAGACAAAAAATCACAAAAGGACTTTACCTCGTGATGGGCCACTGTAAATACATTACTTCCGATTTTAGGGAGGCAATTGTAGCATACGAGAAGGTACTTGAGAACGAGAATGATACGATAAGAAACACGGAGATTTGTGTAATGCTAGCGTATTCCTACCTTTCTATTGGCGAATTCAAAAAAGCGTTTGAGCTTTTGACATCTCTACTGAAACAGATCCCTGAGGAAAATTATGTACACCGTGCTGAATTGCTTGGTGCAATTGGTCATTGTTTTGAAAAAACAGGAGAATTTGGAAAAGCGCTTGCCTATTATCTTCAGGCTCTCGAATGTGCGAAGCACACACAGGATGAAATTGCAATTGCGACTGCATACCATAGGGCTGGCACTGGTATGTGGTTTGCTGGCGAACTAGACAAAGCCCTGGAATACTTTGGAAAAGCCCTTGAAATCAGAAAAAAACATAATCTCAAAAAGGACATTGCTGGAACTTACAATAATATGGGGATTGTGTATCTTTATCTTGGGGACTGGGAAAAGGCAGTTGAATGCTACACAACTGCAAAAAAAATTTGGGAGGGAATTGGTGATTTATCTGGTGTGTCAACTGCCTACAATAACCTAGCAGGTGTATGGTCTAATATGGGAGAGCATGAAAAGGCAATAGAATATGCTAAGAATGACCTTGAAATTTCTAGGAGAACTGGGAATAAGTACTATGAAATCTATGCCCTCACTGGGTTGGGAAATGAGTACAATGAAATAGGACAGGAAGAAAAAGCAATGGAATGCTACTTGACTGCAATAGAACTTTGTAAAGAGACCGGTGAAAAGAGGATGTATTCATCTGTGCTTGCCAGAATTGGTGTTATTCATGCAGAAAAAGGAGATTTCGAGAATGCGTACCGTTACATTGAAGAGGCTATGAAAGTTGTTGAAGAGACGGATTTCTGGGACGAGAAAGCAGAGGTCATCTCTGCTAGAGCTGAAATTCTTGGGTTAAATGGGAAAATTGAGGAGGCAGAGGATGCGTACAATGAAGCCATTCAACTCTATCGAAGTGCAGGCGCTGAGGATTCTGCTATAGAGGTTTACTGTGACATGGCTGAAATGTTTATCAAGTTCGGAAGAAAAAATGAGGCAAAAGCAATTCTGGAAGACGCTTTGAAATTTTACAGTAACAGGAAAGCCCTAAAAACCAAAGCCGAAGAAATACAAGAAATTCTAAAAAATCTAGATTCAAACATCGAACACTAG